In Ailuropoda melanoleuca isolate Jingjing chromosome 11, ASM200744v2, whole genome shotgun sequence, a genomic segment contains:
- the LOC100468789 gene encoding sulfotransferase 1 family member D1, giving the protein MDKKLDIYRRELVDVQGVPLFWSTAEQWSLVESFESRPDDLLISTYPKSGTTWVSEILDLIYNNGDAEKCKRDAIYKRVPFMELIIPGLENGVEELKKMQPPRLVKTHLPVQLLPSSFWKNNCKIVYVARNAKDVAVSYYYFYQMAKLHPEPGTWEEFLDKFITGNVAFGSWYDHVKGWWEKRNDYRILYLFYEDMKEDPKHEIQKLLTFLDKDLSEETVDKILYHSSFNVMKQNPSANYSTVPDFDMDHSVSPFMRKGISGDWKNQFTVAQYERFEKDYEKKMKGSTLQFRSEI; this is encoded by the exons ATGGACAAGAAGCTGGATATCTACAGGAGGGAGTTAGTGGATGTTCAGGGTGTCCCCCTCTTCTGGAGCACTGCTGAGCAGTGGTCCCTGGTGGAGTCCTTTGAGAGTCGACCAGATGACCTTCTGATCTCAACCTACCCCAAATCTG GAACAACCTGGGTCAGTGAAATATTGGATTTGATCTATAACAATGGGGATGCGGAGAAATGTAAACGGGATGCAATATACAAACGAGTGCCATTCATGGAATTGATCATTCCTGGACTCGAGAATG GTGTGGAGGAGTTGAAAAAAATGCAGCCTCCTCGATTAGTGAAAACACACCTGCCTGTTCAACTTCTCCCttcttcattttggaaaaataactgCAAG ATTGTCTATGTGGCAAGAAATGCTAAGGATGTGGCTGTGTCTTACTATTATTTCTACCAAATGGCAAAATTACACCCAGAGCCTGGCACCTGGGAGGAGTTCCTGGATAAATTCATCACTGGGAACG TGGCTTTTGGTTCTTGGTATGACCATGTGAAGGGCTGGTGGGAGAAGAGGAATGATTATCGTATCCTTTACCTATTCTATGAAGACATGAAAGAG gatCCAAAGCATGAAATTCAGAAGTTGTTAACGTTTCTAGACAAAGATCTATCAGAAGAAACAGTGGATAAAATCCTCTATCATAGCTCTTTCAATGTGATGAAGCAGAATCCAAGTGCAAATTATAGCACCGTACCAGATTTTGATATGGATCATTCTGTATCTCCCTTCATGAGAAAGG GTATTTCAGGAGATTGGAAAAACCAGTTCACTGTAGCCCAGTATGAAAGATTTgaaaaagattatgaaaagaaaatgaaagggtcTACACTGCAGTTTCGTTCAGAGATTTAA